From Columba livia isolate bColLiv1 breed racing homer chromosome 27, bColLiv1.pat.W.v2, whole genome shotgun sequence:
CTGCAAAGGATCTTTCTGTGTTAAAGGTTTTATCTGTCCTGTCATGGGATCAAAAGtgagttttctctcttttaaccTCACAGGTTTCACACCCCCTTCTATCACGTGCCCATCCAGGTTGACTGTATAGTCTCTGGGTCGgtaccttttcttctttttgctatCGGAACCTGAAGCAGCATCATCACTGTCCATTTTTGAAGCGTCCTGTGAAAGGCCCGTGTGCGGCGTGAGAGACTCGCTGGGGTGGGAGCTGGTTTTGCAGCCCGGAGCCGTGTGCGGTTGCAGGGTGCCCGCTGGGTGCCTGTGCTGGCTGTCCGGAGGtacctgctgctcctgccagggCTGCGGCACCTCCGGGGCTGATTGCTGAGGGAACTCCAGTCTTTTCGCTGGCATGGGAGGTGTGGATGGTTGCATCAAGGATGGTGGCGGTGACGGCACCTGTGCAGTATCTAAAAACTGAGACCTTTGAGATGGACTAGGCATCGAATCCTTTGGTGAGTACGTGGTATGCTGCCGAGCAAAAGTGTCATGCCTGACGCTTCTAGGGCTGAACGAGGAACAGCGAGGACTCTTGGGTTGGTGCGGTCCTGTGGTTTCTTCCGATTTATCATGCTGCTGAAGCACCGCAGTCTTTAATAGCGAGGAAGTGCTTGAAGGTTTTACAAGTCCTGGAGAACTGGTGTGAGGTTTTACAGCGTTTACTGGGATCTTATTGTGTTTATCGTTTTCACTGAGTTCTGTCCTGCTGCTCTCAGGCCCTGCATGTACATTTACATCTACAGGACTAGGAAAATTCTCAGGACTACCTCCAATCCCGTTCGTTGGAGGGGGCGAAGAGTTCTGTAACACTTCATGACTAGCTTTGGAGACTTTAGGGGGAGGAGGGCCCTGATGCCCGTCCCGGTGTTCACCTTTCCTTTTCCGATTTCCCAATTTCTCCGTTTTCGGAGAGTTTAGTTTCTGTATATCATTCCTGCTTTTCAATTCGCTGATTGGCTTCGGTGCAGCCACAGCGGAAAGCTGCGCTTCTGGTTTGCAGTTGTGAGCGCCACCGTTCGCTGACCCCGGTGGATTCGGCAACCCTCTTGGCACCGGTTCACTCTGGGTTACAGGTTCTATCAACTTTTGCCAATTCCGCAACAATTTCTTGGCACGTTTGGCAAGTTCCTCATTGGATGTCTTCTTCCTCACCTCATTGATAAGCCTCCCAAGTCTCGTTtcctagaaagaaagaaaagctgggtTACAAACAGGTACCATTCTCACAAAATTCTTAAGGTAAGTTTCTGCCCTGTAACGCTTACCCTAAGAAATACCTGGTTAAAATCACTAAAGACTGAAGTGTTGAGTTAATCTTTTTGTAAAGGATTAGTCCTGTTCACCCGGCGCTCTGCCACACAACGTGAAACCGACTGAAGGTCGAGTCGCCCTGTTTTGTTCCCCAGCTACAGCACCAGAGCCATTCGAATATTGAGAATAAAGGCGCAAGTTCAGATTCGAGGGGAAACGCAGCACCCAAGGCAGAAAAAGCACATGTTTATCACAGCGGAAGCATAAGATCTGCAGAAAGGGGCAAGAGTAAAAACTCCAGAGTCTTTGCCTTTCCCAGCAGCACGCTGACCGTAACAGCGCCCATCTCGCAAACCTGGCCAGGGAGCAGCTCCCGCCCCCTTCGTCCTCCAGCGCGCCCTTCACTCCCACCATCTCCAAAGGCTCCGAGGGGCTGATTTAAACGAGCATTCCTAGGCTGTCCCAAAGCGGTTTTGTAAGCGGAAGGAAGCGTTTGACTGTTCCCAAAGCACGTTTGAAAACAGAGAATTGCTCTGCAGGTCAGATTACTTAAGAAAAGCtcttcaaagcaaaacagactGGACTGCGAGAGAAATGTGCACCGTGTTGTGATACATATGTTGAAATAGGGCGGGAGTTATGGTTAAGCAATAGTAAAAAGCAAGTAACACCAACAATTTCAATATGGAGATAGAAAAAAGTTTATCATTTATCCACAAAAGCCTCTTTGGGCTGCGGCTGCTCTCTCACCTGATACTTCAGCTTTTAATACACCAGATCTCACCAACTACATCAGGCACTGAAACCTGCTTAACTGATTACAAGATTAATTTTATAGACACACAGGAACTTTATTCCTATTTCAGATTCTTTGCTGCTTGCTTCCCAAACATCTAAAAAGGTGACCAGGACTTGAGCAAGCACAGCGATGTTGCCGAACGCAACAGAATTAATCAGCAGTAAGTAATGATTAATTTAGTGCCCTACACAAGCAAGAACTGTGCTGCGCACAACACTGATCTGGATCCAGAAAAAATCACTGTGCGGGCATTGAGATGTCAGGAACAGCACGAGAGACAAAAGAATATCTTAATTGTCAATCCTTTGCAATCAACCTATTGTTTCAAGCAAAGCTCTTATGGAAATTGGATCGGCAGAGAAAGTCCTTTTATACGCACCCAAATCAAGGCATGTTTGGAGGGTGACTCACCTCAAGTGCCTCTTTGGTAATGGGATATTTCTCCAGGCTGGAGATCACTTCCAGGACTGCCACCATGTTATGGATCTGCAACAGGGAAGACAAAGTCACTCCATGCTTCGTGTACAGTTATCTTAGTTATCGAATGTCATTTAAGACCTTCCACTTTGTAATTGCTGGAAGCGTTAATCACAAAATTGCTGTCACACTGTCTGGCTTCAGGGAGCTGACTGTTCGAGGAACAGGGACAAGGACAGTCTAGTGACCTAGTTGGAAACTGCAGGAGCTCTAACAAACGTGCTCTTATGTAAAACTAACGGAAACATCAGCAATAAAACCAGTGAGACTTACTAGCAAAGTTCTGAGCGCCGCCAGCCAAGGTATCAGTTAATTGTCCCACAAACTAACTGGAACCGTAAGTGCCAAGTGGACCGAGAAGAGTCAAATCAGAAATCTTGCATTTATTCCTTTAAGATTTACACGAGCCACCGTTCTACAATTTTGTTCAAAATATTGATGTTTCCTGTAGCTACAGAGCAAGAGCCTAAAACCCGGGTTTAAGTtccagagcagagctgaagcAAAGGCTGCGCCCAGTAGGTGTCCTCAGCCCACcgcccccagcccggccggctCCTCCCGCAGCCTGCGGCCTCGGAGCCCCCGGCACCCCCGGAGCCGGGCTGTAAGAGGCCGAGGAGTAACAGCAGAAACCACCTTACGCTAACAACGCGCCCATCGGGTTCTTCGCTGCAACATTTCCACACGAAAGCAGCTGCCACGACCCGCAGACCTTAAACACAAGTGAGATTTTACTAACATCCATGAGAAAGCCCAGACTGCAGGGATCCGCATTTCCGACACCTGATGTCAAGAGCACCAAAAGCTGGAATTCCTAATTCACCTTGGTAGATAGATTTACAAGATAAGCAAAGGGAAACTTGAATCACAGTGTCATTTACTGCTTAATTGCATTTGTGACTCAGCTGGACGGAACTGCATCCCCCGCAAACCCCGCAAGAGCCCCCGCGGGAGCCCCCGTAATCCCGGAGTCTCAACAgggggcagcgctgcctcccagCCACACGCTCCGCTGCACCATTTGCCTCTTGAAACAGACGGCAAGTTTGAGAGAATTTGCTTTTTCAAGCCAATTCTACCCTTCTGCTCAGATACAACAGGAGAATCGGGAGCTGGAGTCTCTTCCTTTCAGAAAATCTTGTGCATGGACGATGTTTTTTCCATCACAGCAGGATCGCTTTATGTGGGAGATACTTGGATGAAGCTGTCAGCAATTAAACACTTGGCTTGACTTTCACGTTTACTTTTATCCAACTTATTTTTCAAGTCTATATAGGCTTTGAATGATTGTAACTCTTACAGGCTGTAAAACCAACTGCAGACCAAAGACGAATTCATTTGCCATGAACTACAATGCCTCTGCAGATACTTCAATCCCAACCCACCATTTGGTCAGGTCCAGTAAAACTCCGCTTAAGCTTTAAAGCAGCAATAGCACATATTTTGACATATTTTAGTTGTTACTATTTCACTTGAGTGTTCTGGTCCTTGCCCTGCTCTCAGTGCCTGGGAAGGATGGTTTGGCACCCCAGTTTCAATAGCACACAACAGCATTTCCCACCCCCCCGTTTCTAGAACCGGAGCCCTTAGAACAGCAAACGCTCAATTGCTGGGAGTTTCCAGACAAACTTTTACATTACACTTGCAAAACACGATACTCTCCTTCCTAAC
This genomic window contains:
- the MED26 gene encoding mediator of RNA polymerase II transcription subunit 26 isoform X2, with translation MVAVLEVISSLEKYPITKEALEETRLGRLINEVRKKTSNEELAKRAKKLLRNWQKLIEPVTQSEPVPRGLPNPPGSANGGAHNCKPEAQLSAVAAPKPISELKSRNDIQKLNSPKTEKLGNRKRKGEHRDGHQGPPPPKVSKASHEVLQNSSPPPTNGIGGSPENFPSPVDVNVHAGPESSRTELSENDKHNKIPVNAVKPHTSSPGLVKPSSTSSLLKTAVLQQHDKSEETTGPHQPKSPRCSSFSPRSVRHDTFARQHTTYSPKDSMPSPSQRSQFLDTAQVPSPPPSLMQPSTPPMPAKRLEFPQQSAPEVPQPWQEQQVPPDSQHRHPAGTLQPHTAPGCKTSSHPSESLTPHTGLSQDASKMDSDDAASGSDSKKKKRYRPRDYTVNLDGHVIEGGVKPVRLKERKLTFDPMTGQIKPLTQKDPLQVEIPALAEQHRTETEKQEQKPNLQSPFEQTNWKELSRNEIIQSYLNRQSSLLSSSGVQTPGAHYFMSEYLKQEESTRKEARKTHVLAPNSKPTDLPGVTREVTSDDLDRIREHNWPGVNGCYDTQGNWYDWTQCISLDPHGDDGRLNILPYVCLD
- the MED26 gene encoding mediator of RNA polymerase II transcription subunit 26 isoform X1 — encoded protein: MTAAPAPSPQQIRDRLLQAIDPQSNIHNMVAVLEVISSLEKYPITKEALEETRLGRLINEVRKKTSNEELAKRAKKLLRNWQKLIEPVTQSEPVPRGLPNPPGSANGGAHNCKPEAQLSAVAAPKPISELKSRNDIQKLNSPKTEKLGNRKRKGEHRDGHQGPPPPKVSKASHEVLQNSSPPPTNGIGGSPENFPSPVDVNVHAGPESSRTELSENDKHNKIPVNAVKPHTSSPGLVKPSSTSSLLKTAVLQQHDKSEETTGPHQPKSPRCSSFSPRSVRHDTFARQHTTYSPKDSMPSPSQRSQFLDTAQVPSPPPSLMQPSTPPMPAKRLEFPQQSAPEVPQPWQEQQVPPDSQHRHPAGTLQPHTAPGCKTSSHPSESLTPHTGLSQDASKMDSDDAASGSDSKKKKRYRPRDYTVNLDGHVIEGGVKPVRLKERKLTFDPMTGQIKPLTQKDPLQVEIPALAEQHRTETEKQEQKPNLQSPFEQTNWKELSRNEIIQSYLNRQSSLLSSSGVQTPGAHYFMSEYLKQEESTRKEARKTHVLAPNSKPTDLPGVTREVTSDDLDRIREHNWPGVNGCYDTQGNWYDWTQCISLDPHGDDGRLNILPYVCLD